From Paraflavitalea devenefica, the proteins below share one genomic window:
- a CDS encoding DUF4331 family protein produces MKRKQIFLSLAATGLITGGLLFAADHIDSPAVTNQTTDITDVYVFRGQDPNNLVFVANTQGLLMGSAATSAARFDENTLIEFNIDNNNDNVEDLVIQGIYANGKMKIYGPVKPAETGTRSRLQGNSTAEVAVTAYGAASPTITTTTSGLKVFAGPRDDPFFFDLTQFKKIIAGQATSFNNPGTDAFAGTNVLSLVVEVPKSMLGASSGKLNVWLETKKKS; encoded by the coding sequence ATGAAACGTAAACAGATCTTTCTATCCCTGGCAGCTACCGGGTTGATTACCGGAGGCTTGCTGTTTGCCGCCGATCACATTGATTCACCGGCAGTTACCAATCAAACGACAGACATCACCGATGTGTATGTATTCCGCGGGCAAGACCCAAACAATCTCGTATTTGTAGCCAATACCCAAGGCTTATTGATGGGGTCCGCAGCCACCAGCGCAGCCCGGTTTGATGAAAACACCCTCATTGAATTCAATATTGACAATAATAATGACAATGTGGAAGACCTGGTGATACAGGGTATTTATGCCAATGGTAAGATGAAGATATACGGACCGGTTAAGCCTGCAGAAACCGGCACCCGTAGCAGACTGCAAGGCAATTCTACTGCCGAAGTGGCTGTTACTGCTTATGGCGCCGCCTCTCCTACTATTACTACTACTACCAGCGGCCTGAAAGTATTTGCCGGGCCGCGTGATGATCCGTTCTTTTTTGACCTCACCCAGTTTAAAAAGATCATTGCCGGGCAAGCTACTTCCTTTAACAATCCCGGTACGGATGCTTTTGCGGGCACCAATGTGCTAAGCCTGGTAGTGGAAGTGCCCAAATCCATGTTAGGCGCCTCCTCCGGCAAATTAAATGTATGGCTGGAAACCAAGAAAAAGAGCTGA
- a CDS encoding EVE domain-containing protein produces the protein MAYWLVKSEPFKYSWEQFEKDKQTYWDGVRNYAARNFMKEMKKGDQVFYYHSNEGLEIVGIAKVVKEFYQDPTTDEDAWVVVDLAPYKKLKKPVSLAQIKADKRLANMALVRLGRLSVGPVTSEEWKAVMELAGE, from the coding sequence ATGGCTTACTGGCTTGTTAAATCCGAACCATTCAAATACTCCTGGGAACAATTCGAGAAAGACAAACAAACTTATTGGGATGGCGTACGCAACTATGCGGCCCGTAACTTCATGAAAGAAATGAAAAAGGGCGACCAGGTATTCTATTATCACAGCAATGAAGGATTGGAAATAGTAGGCATTGCCAAAGTGGTCAAAGAATTTTACCAGGACCCCACCACCGATGAAGATGCCTGGGTAGTGGTAGACCTGGCCCCTTATAAAAAATTAAAGAAGCCCGTAAGCCTGGCACAAATTAAAGCCGATAAACGATTGGCCAATATGGCGCTGGTACGCCTGGGCAGGCTCTCTGTAGGGCCGGTTACGTCCGAAGAATGGAAAGCTGTCATGGAATTGGCCGGCGAATAA
- a CDS encoding DUF4349 domain-containing protein — protein sequence MKYNHQWQLPLCAVLLLTFNACNYNEGKSTEAANTPAADVTLAKMEETPGNGVVADSVAGAPAPPQDNGQEQQQQRQQQPQQGTVQQSPAPNPDWDKKIIKNATLSVEVKDYTRFNELVRAAVKQSGGYIAQEEQNESDYKIENAVTIKVPVDQFDNAVAALTPGKEKVLIRKITSQDVTGEVVDTRSRLEAKRQVRLRYLDLLKQAKNMEEILQVQNEINDLQEHMEAAAGRINYLSHAAAFSTIQLSYFQVLNPQAKDISTPPGFGKKVLLALGAGLEWVGELIILLLTLWPVWIALLTGWWLFRRYRPAKRIIAAPPAPPAEQSAS from the coding sequence ATGAAGTACAACCATCAATGGCAGTTACCGCTATGCGCGGTACTGCTCCTGACTTTCAACGCCTGTAATTACAACGAAGGTAAATCCACAGAAGCTGCCAACACGCCGGCGGCCGATGTAACATTAGCAAAAATGGAGGAAACACCCGGTAATGGGGTTGTTGCCGATTCAGTTGCCGGTGCCCCGGCGCCTCCCCAGGATAACGGACAGGAGCAGCAGCAACAAAGACAACAACAACCGCAACAAGGTACCGTACAACAATCACCGGCGCCCAACCCCGATTGGGATAAGAAGATCATTAAGAATGCTACCCTCTCGGTAGAAGTAAAAGACTATACCCGCTTCAATGAGCTGGTGCGTGCAGCCGTGAAACAATCCGGCGGTTACATAGCACAGGAAGAACAAAATGAGTCGGACTATAAAATTGAAAATGCGGTTACCATTAAAGTACCGGTAGATCAGTTTGACAATGCAGTAGCTGCACTTACACCCGGTAAAGAAAAAGTATTGATCCGGAAAATAACATCCCAGGATGTAACGGGTGAAGTGGTGGATACCCGGTCAAGACTGGAAGCGAAACGGCAGGTAAGGCTGCGCTACCTCGATCTCCTGAAACAGGCTAAAAACATGGAAGAAATACTGCAGGTACAAAATGAGATCAATGACCTGCAGGAACACATGGAAGCGGCCGCCGGTCGTATCAACTACCTCTCGCATGCTGCTGCTTTCAGCACCATACAGCTTAGCTACTTCCAGGTATTGAACCCGCAGGCAAAAGATATCAGTACCCCGCCGGGTTTTGGGAAGAAAGTACTGCTGGCCCTCGGGGCCGGACTGGAATGGGTAGGGGAGCTCATCATCCTGCTGCTTACGCTCTGGCCTGTATGGATCGCATTACTTACCGGCTGGTGGCTTTTCCGCAGGTACCGCCCCGCCAAACGCATCATAGCAGCGCCGCCTGCTCCACCTGCAGAACAGAGCGCTTCATAA
- a CDS encoding SIR2 family NAD-dependent protein deacylase encodes MKKKLVVLTGAGISAESGLRTFRDSDGLWEGYDVTEVATPRAWVKDPKLVLDFYNMRRENVRDAQPNAAHYGLAQLQERYDVHIVTQNIDDLHERAGSSNVLHLHGEIFKMRSEADETLVYDIRGNINLGDTAEDGAQLRPHIVWFEEPVPLIEEAARIVRQADIFAIVGTSLVVYPAAGLVNYAPWPIPKYIIDKKIPYTSSVQNLTVIEKPATEGVKELITLLLQG; translated from the coding sequence ATGAAGAAGAAACTCGTCGTCCTCACCGGGGCAGGCATCAGTGCAGAGAGCGGATTAAGAACCTTTCGCGACAGCGATGGTTTATGGGAAGGTTATGATGTAACAGAAGTGGCTACACCCAGGGCATGGGTAAAGGACCCAAAATTGGTGCTGGACTTTTACAACATGCGCCGGGAGAATGTACGGGATGCCCAACCCAATGCAGCCCATTATGGACTGGCCCAATTGCAGGAGAGGTATGATGTACACATCGTAACCCAAAATATTGACGACCTGCATGAACGCGCCGGATCGTCCAACGTGCTGCACCTGCATGGCGAAATATTCAAAATGCGCAGTGAGGCAGATGAAACCCTCGTTTATGATATAAGAGGTAATATCAACCTGGGTGATACGGCCGAAGACGGGGCGCAGCTAAGGCCCCATATCGTTTGGTTTGAAGAACCCGTGCCATTAATAGAAGAAGCCGCGCGGATAGTAAGGCAGGCCGATATATTTGCCATAGTGGGTACTTCACTGGTGGTATACCCTGCGGCAGGACTGGTGAACTATGCACCCTGGCCCATCCCGAAATACATCATTGATAAAAAAATACCCTATACTTCTTCCGTACAAAACCTCACAGTCATTGAAAAGCCTGCTACAGAGGGAGTAAAAGAACTTATAACTTTATTACTGCAGGGGTAA
- a CDS encoding saccharopine dehydrogenase C-terminal domain-containing protein, whose amino-acid sequence MKHIVVFGAGKSATCLIEYLIKTVQENEWQLHVVDSNLDLALSKTNLAARTRAYAINVEDDVARYSLITIADIVISLLPPSLHYLVAKDCVAEGIHLLTASYVDEKISALAPQIKDKGLLFLCEMGLDPGIDHMSAVQLIHRIKAAGGRITSFKSHCGGLVAPESDDNPWHYKISWNPRNVVLAGKAGAVFKENQAEIHMPYEQLFDANRVVNIPELGYLAWYPNRDSLGYIPIYELEEAATFIRTTLRYPEFCFGWKNVIELKLTDETEQYNTDGMTLQQFFQQHFNTHGFSEWIEKQLTARFAQTKQLLEKLQQLLEAEQEADENDRKALQDFMMVDDHGQLMDINLNEVKTKAAATVAGQMHEANLSMKQLFFLGMDDDKTVINKGMCSTAEVLQFALETKLALGATDKDMIVMLHEIGYETADGVANTINSTLIVKGQDPLHTAMAKTVGLPLGIAAKLILQGKIQLTGLHIPILAQIYEPVLEELEKHGIIFFESIS is encoded by the coding sequence ATGAAGCATATTGTAGTTTTTGGCGCCGGAAAGTCGGCCACCTGCCTTATCGAGTACCTCATTAAAACCGTACAGGAAAATGAGTGGCAATTGCATGTAGTTGACAGTAACCTGGATCTGGCGCTTTCCAAAACGAACCTTGCAGCCCGGACCCGCGCCTACGCGATCAATGTAGAAGACGATGTAGCCCGCTACTCACTGATCACTATTGCCGATATTGTGATCTCACTGCTGCCTCCTTCCCTTCATTACCTCGTGGCCAAAGATTGTGTAGCCGAAGGCATACACCTGCTCACGGCTTCTTATGTGGATGAAAAGATTAGTGCACTGGCGCCACAGATCAAGGATAAAGGGCTATTGTTCCTGTGTGAGATGGGGCTCGATCCCGGAATTGACCACATGAGCGCTGTACAATTGATCCATCGCATTAAAGCCGCCGGGGGACGCATTACCTCCTTTAAGTCGCATTGCGGCGGACTGGTAGCACCCGAATCGGACGATAACCCCTGGCATTATAAAATAAGCTGGAACCCGCGCAATGTGGTGCTGGCCGGAAAAGCCGGCGCTGTTTTTAAAGAGAACCAGGCGGAGATACATATGCCTTATGAACAGCTCTTCGATGCCAACCGGGTGGTGAATATCCCGGAACTGGGTTACCTGGCCTGGTACCCCAACCGTGATTCCCTGGGCTATATTCCCATTTATGAGCTGGAAGAAGCTGCCACTTTTATACGCACCACGCTACGCTACCCGGAGTTTTGTTTTGGCTGGAAGAATGTGATCGAATTAAAGCTGACCGATGAAACAGAGCAGTACAATACCGATGGTATGACGCTGCAACAGTTCTTCCAGCAGCATTTTAATACGCATGGCTTTTCAGAATGGATAGAAAAGCAGCTTACGGCACGCTTTGCTCAAACCAAGCAATTGCTGGAAAAGCTGCAGCAACTGCTGGAAGCAGAACAGGAAGCCGATGAGAATGACCGCAAGGCCCTGCAGGATTTTATGATGGTGGATGACCATGGGCAACTGATGGACATTAACCTGAATGAAGTAAAGACAAAAGCCGCTGCTACAGTAGCCGGGCAGATGCATGAAGCCAATTTATCCATGAAGCAATTGTTCTTCCTGGGCATGGATGATGATAAAACTGTTATCAATAAGGGTATGTGCAGTACGGCCGAAGTATTGCAGTTTGCCCTGGAAACGAAGCTGGCGCTGGGTGCCACTGATAAGGACATGATCGTGATGCTGCATGAGATCGGTTATGAAACAGCAGATGGCGTAGCCAATACGATCAACAGCACCCTTATTGTAAAAGGCCAGGACCCATTGCATACGGCCATGGCCAAAACAGTAGGATTGCCCCTGGGCATTGCAGCCAAGCTGATCTTACAGGGGAAGATCCAACTTACCGGCCTCCATATTCCCATACTTGCGCAGATCTATGAGCCGGTGCTGGAAGAGCTGGAAAAGCATGGGATTATTTTCTTTGAGAGCATTTCCTGA
- a CDS encoding carboxypeptidase regulatory-like domain-containing protein, translated as MKKTIATLIVIIIAVASLHAVRVMQQSSITGKVSPSDGAEVVVAINGTDSLKVKPNDDGGFSFLVKPGSWKVWIDARSPYKDATLDADVKEGQTADLGEIKLQR; from the coding sequence ATGAAAAAGACCATTGCCACGTTGATTGTCATCATCATCGCGGTAGCCAGTCTGCACGCGGTTCGAGTTATGCAGCAGTCTTCTATTACGGGAAAGGTTTCACCTTCAGACGGGGCTGAAGTGGTGGTAGCCATTAATGGCACTGATTCCCTAAAGGTTAAGCCTAATGATGATGGAGGCTTCTCCTTTCTTGTAAAACCGGGGTCCTGGAAAGTATGGATAGATGCCAGGAGTCCCTATAAGGATGCCACCCTGGATGCAGATGTAAAAGAAGGACAGACAGCCGACCTTGGCGAGATCAAATTACAGCGGTAA
- a CDS encoding DUF4339 domain-containing protein produces MNKYLLLRDNKQTGPYSVDELINMGLKPYDLVWLDGKSAAWRYPSEIAELQAFAPAVEEQPYDRFYKKKSVTTTQQQVNAISQQASVQTEAIVVTTPVATTPVTPTITAKKIYVTLPAGTKDRNITATTTNTSKAASPVPAATDTADTSTAELLNEKFARLREEKMKQAESMAANPIVHMKTVVETPPAPAFSEIVEKHYPQQEETLAPVIKQSNKSNRILMRSIAAACLVLGGIIIGLVISNSRQQKNNAELDLLVKQIQEREKRKEAATQNVIPPAPVNVPAESNTAPADEPANTTPADNKKENIGTPVHNKTENNPKEVLPPDALQQQGVKFIPAVVTNKPENKPVNREEVEQARKNIHQLVAVDANKYKTGVLGGISDLQLTISNNSLYPLDQVEVEVRYLGPEKRVVKTQLLLFNDVAPGEQKTVDAPRTNRGVTVDYVITRINSKALGLAHAGY; encoded by the coding sequence ATGAACAAGTACTTACTACTTCGTGACAACAAGCAGACGGGGCCTTACTCAGTGGATGAGTTGATTAATATGGGCCTCAAACCTTATGACCTTGTATGGCTGGATGGGAAGAGTGCCGCATGGCGTTACCCCAGTGAAATTGCCGAATTACAGGCCTTTGCTCCTGCTGTGGAAGAACAGCCTTATGACCGCTTTTACAAGAAGAAATCAGTTACTACTACTCAACAACAAGTAAACGCTATCAGCCAACAGGCCTCTGTACAAACAGAAGCGATCGTGGTGACCACCCCTGTAGCCACCACGCCTGTTACGCCCACTATTACCGCCAAAAAGATCTATGTTACGTTACCTGCCGGCACGAAAGACCGCAATATTACGGCAACTACCACAAATACGAGTAAAGCAGCCTCTCCTGTACCAGCCGCCACTGATACGGCTGATACTTCAACAGCCGAACTGTTGAATGAAAAGTTTGCCCGGCTGCGGGAAGAAAAGATGAAGCAGGCTGAAAGCATGGCAGCCAACCCGATCGTACATATGAAGACAGTGGTGGAAACACCGCCTGCCCCTGCTTTTTCTGAAATTGTTGAAAAGCATTATCCGCAACAGGAGGAAACACTGGCGCCTGTAATAAAGCAAAGCAATAAGAGCAACCGTATACTGATGCGCAGCATAGCCGCCGCCTGCCTGGTGCTGGGCGGTATTATTATTGGACTTGTAATCAGTAACAGCCGCCAGCAAAAGAATAATGCTGAGCTCGATCTGTTGGTAAAGCAGATACAGGAACGGGAAAAAAGGAAAGAAGCCGCCACTCAAAACGTGATTCCGCCGGCGCCTGTCAATGTACCGGCAGAGAGCAATACAGCTCCTGCAGATGAGCCGGCAAACACAACGCCTGCAGATAACAAAAAAGAAAACATTGGCACACCGGTGCATAATAAAACGGAAAACAACCCAAAAGAAGTATTACCTCCTGATGCACTACAGCAACAGGGTGTAAAGTTTATTCCCGCTGTGGTAACCAATAAGCCCGAAAACAAACCGGTAAACCGGGAGGAAGTAGAACAGGCCCGGAAGAATATACACCAGTTGGTGGCTGTTGATGCCAATAAGTATAAGACCGGTGTGTTGGGGGGCATTTCTGACCTGCAACTGACGATTTCCAATAACAGCCTGTACCCGCTGGACCAGGTGGAAGTGGAAGTACGCTACCTGGGCCCTGAAAAGAGGGTGGTAAAAACACAGTTGTTGTTGTTTAATGATGTAGCGCCCGGTGAACAAAAAACAGTTGACGCGCCACGTACTAACCGGGGTGTAACGGTTGATTATGTTATTACCCGCATCAATTCCAAAGCGTTGGGTTTGGCCCATGCAGGATATTAA
- the glk gene encoding glucokinase, translating to MDTTGTISQLPIPLALPRRNAVPATGIRVLAGDIGGTKTNLAVYQVMPEGIKLLQGARYPSAEYQSLIILIKHFLAENNLRLPDRISLGVAGPVLNGKVDITNLTWVLDQAEIARDTGVKEVVLINDLEAMAYGLAALQAEDFITIHGGKEGAVGNMAIIAPGTGLGEAGLYWNGKAYFPFPTEGGHCDFSPRTDLDMELCKYLQQQGEVVSWEKVIAGPAITSIYTFLRDVKKREEPAWLAEQLAKEKDDSAVISQNALHNKAAICVETMDLFVRYIARETANLVLKMKATGGIFLGGGIPPKIAPLLLQEAFYRHYMDCDRMQHLLEGVPIRIIKNDKTGLLGAAFYGAYGEW from the coding sequence ATGGATACAACAGGAACCATCAGTCAGCTACCCATACCACTTGCTTTGCCGCGCCGTAATGCAGTGCCCGCCACAGGCATCAGGGTACTGGCCGGCGATATCGGGGGTACCAAAACCAACCTTGCCGTGTACCAGGTAATGCCGGAGGGCATCAAACTGCTACAGGGCGCCCGTTATCCGTCTGCAGAATATCAATCTCTTATAATCCTTATCAAGCATTTTTTAGCAGAGAATAACCTGCGCCTGCCCGATCGTATCAGCCTGGGCGTGGCAGGGCCCGTACTCAATGGTAAAGTAGACATTACCAACCTCACCTGGGTATTGGACCAGGCCGAAATTGCCCGGGATACAGGGGTCAAAGAGGTGGTATTGATCAATGACCTCGAAGCCATGGCCTATGGATTGGCAGCCCTTCAGGCGGAAGACTTTATCACCATCCATGGGGGTAAAGAAGGCGCTGTTGGCAACATGGCCATCATAGCGCCGGGCACCGGGCTGGGGGAGGCTGGCCTTTACTGGAATGGAAAAGCCTATTTCCCGTTCCCTACTGAAGGCGGGCATTGCGACTTTTCGCCCCGTACCGACCTGGACATGGAGCTGTGTAAATACCTGCAGCAGCAGGGTGAAGTGGTAAGCTGGGAAAAAGTAATAGCAGGGCCTGCTATCACCAGCATCTATACCTTCCTGCGTGATGTGAAAAAGAGGGAAGAACCGGCCTGGCTGGCAGAGCAGTTGGCCAAAGAAAAGGACGATTCGGCGGTCATCAGCCAGAACGCCCTGCACAATAAAGCGGCTATCTGTGTGGAAACCATGGACCTTTTTGTTCGTTACATTGCCCGCGAAACAGCCAACCTGGTCCTCAAAATGAAGGCTACCGGCGGTATCTTCCTGGGAGGGGGGATACCTCCCAAAATTGCGCCGCTCCTGTTGCAGGAGGCCTTTTACCGGCATTACATGGATTGCGACCGCATGCAGCACCTGCTGGAAGGGGTGCCTATCCGCATCATCAAAAACGATAAAACGGGCTTGCTGGGCGCCGCCTTCTATGGTGCTTATGGGGAGTGGTAG
- a CDS encoding carboxy terminal-processing peptidase, with protein MIKCRSYQLILCISFLVIGLSCTTLAQKSKVTENVDLVFHNTADMLQQIHYAPKKLDDKFSVQVFTAYLQQLDPGKRFFLKEDLHRFKKYQLQLDDEMKGKVVHFYKVVNTTFKQRLKESEAMVEELLKQPFKFTTQEIYNTNTDKLDYCKSADDLKSRWHNYLKYQVLGQYEDLLDIHQRDSANKQTEGQIEEKARQTIGRIEKRNIDNLSKLTTDEEAFNTYVNSITNLYDPHSNYFLPVDRREFQESLSGVYYGIGALLADMQGKIGIGELMIGGPAWKSGQVDKGDVIVKVTQQGGKPVDVAGFTMGEVIKLTRGQQGTTVTITFRKTDGSLKDVTLKRAALQLEDTFVKSAIIEDSVKLGYISFPKFYTDFGDANGRSCAVDMARELTRLQQENVKGIIIDIRDNIGGSLGEVINMIGLFIKEGPVVQVKGPVGEPYVSRVKGKEVLYDGPLVVLVNEMSASAAEIFAAAIQDYHRGIIVGSSSTYGKGSVQRPFGIGDNRLSNSVNTDLGTLHVTLQKYYRITGAATQLKGIEPDIKLPGIYEPYKIQEKNNPTALAWDTIQAVPFTAMDEQGTIPKVVAHSGGRMQHDSVLQALTKNLHWMQNRNGIYALQLEKYRTAEKELQTKVGEIRKQLVSAKPMGVKNTTDMEDALKNKEQFKNDSNKAWINSLKRDLFLSEAVYVMYDYLRLKIS; from the coding sequence ATGATTAAGTGCCGCAGCTATCAGCTTATCCTGTGCATTTCCTTTCTGGTTATTGGCCTGTCTTGTACTACCCTGGCGCAAAAAAGTAAAGTGACCGAGAATGTTGACCTCGTATTCCACAATACGGCCGACATGCTGCAGCAGATCCATTATGCGCCCAAAAAGCTCGATGATAAATTCTCTGTCCAGGTATTTACTGCCTACCTCCAACAGCTCGATCCGGGTAAACGTTTCTTCCTGAAAGAAGACCTGCACCGGTTCAAAAAATACCAACTGCAACTGGATGATGAAATGAAAGGCAAAGTGGTACACTTTTACAAAGTGGTCAACACCACCTTCAAGCAACGGCTGAAAGAGTCGGAGGCAATGGTGGAGGAACTGCTGAAGCAGCCTTTTAAATTCACTACACAGGAAATATACAATACCAATACCGATAAGCTGGATTACTGCAAATCGGCCGATGACCTCAAAAGCCGCTGGCACAACTACCTCAAATACCAGGTGCTGGGCCAATATGAAGACCTGCTCGACATTCACCAGCGCGACAGTGCCAACAAACAAACCGAAGGGCAGATAGAAGAAAAAGCCCGACAAACCATCGGGCGCATTGAAAAAAGGAACATTGACAACCTGTCTAAACTCACTACCGATGAGGAAGCTTTCAATACCTATGTGAACAGCATCACCAACCTCTACGATCCCCATTCCAACTACTTCCTGCCGGTAGACCGCCGGGAATTCCAGGAAAGCCTGAGTGGTGTGTACTATGGTATCGGCGCCTTATTAGCCGATATGCAGGGTAAAATTGGTATCGGCGAACTCATGATCGGCGGGCCTGCCTGGAAAAGCGGACAGGTAGATAAGGGCGATGTCATTGTAAAAGTTACCCAGCAGGGCGGCAAGCCGGTAGATGTGGCAGGCTTTACCATGGGTGAGGTCATCAAACTCACCAGGGGACAGCAGGGTACCACCGTTACCATCACCTTCCGCAAAACCGATGGCAGTCTCAAAGACGTAACGCTGAAGCGCGCAGCCCTGCAACTGGAAGATACCTTTGTAAAAAGCGCCATCATTGAAGATTCTGTCAAACTGGGATACATCTCCTTCCCGAAATTCTATACCGACTTTGGCGATGCCAATGGCCGTAGTTGCGCGGTTGACATGGCGCGGGAGCTTACCCGCCTGCAACAGGAAAATGTAAAAGGCATCATCATTGACATTCGTGATAACATAGGCGGTAGCCTGGGCGAGGTCATCAACATGATCGGCTTATTCATCAAAGAAGGACCGGTGGTACAGGTAAAGGGACCGGTAGGCGAGCCCTATGTAAGCCGGGTGAAGGGTAAGGAAGTATTATACGATGGCCCCCTCGTAGTGCTCGTCAATGAAATGAGCGCTTCCGCTGCCGAGATATTTGCAGCAGCCATACAAGACTATCACCGGGGTATCATCGTGGGCAGTAGCTCTACCTATGGCAAGGGGTCTGTGCAGCGTCCTTTTGGTATCGGTGATAACCGGTTATCCAATAGTGTGAATACCGACCTGGGCACCCTGCATGTAACCCTGCAAAAATACTACCGCATTACAGGCGCCGCCACCCAGTTGAAAGGCATAGAGCCCGATATTAAACTGCCGGGCATCTATGAACCGTACAAAATACAGGAGAAAAACAATCCTACCGCCCTGGCCTGGGATACCATTCAGGCAGTACCCTTTACCGCTATGGATGAGCAGGGTACCATTCCCAAAGTAGTGGCTCATTCAGGTGGACGCATGCAACATGATTCTGTGTTGCAGGCCCTCACCAAAAACCTGCATTGGATGCAGAATAGGAATGGCATCTATGCGCTGCAACTGGAGAAATACCGTACTGCCGAAAAAGAATTGCAAACCAAAGTAGGCGAAATAAGAAAGCAACTGGTGTCGGCAAAGCCAATGGGGGTTAAAAATACCACCGATATGGAGGATGCGCTGAAAAACAAAGAGCAATTCAAGAACGACAGCAACAAGGCCTGGATCAACTCCTTAAAACGCGACCTCTTCCTGTCAGAAGCCGTCTATGTCATGTATGACTACCTGCGGTTAAAAATAAGCTGA